The DNA segment AGTCAACCACAACTTCGGGCGTCCACTCTCCCCGACCGCGTCGCCGATCCGTCCGTCCGGCGACGAATCGGCGCGATGTGCCGGCCTTGACTGCCCGCCAGACATGGCATTTTCGCATGTGCCGGCCGTTCGGCCCGCACCGGTGGCGCTCAAAATGTGATGTTGCTGTCAATTGGGCCGTGCGGCGCTTCGGCGCGGCGGACCGCCGGTCGGGCACCGCCGGAAACGTCGTTTCATCGCTCGGCTGCCGTTCGGCTACTCGCGGGGCGGGGCCGGGGGCAGCTGGGGCACCTCCAGCCCGCACCTGATCAGCTCGTAGAGCGGTACCCGGTCGATCCGATACCGGGTGAACTGGTAGGAGTGCAGCAGATTGGAGACGAACCGGTGCAGGGTCAACGGCGCGCGCACCGAGTTCAACACCGCCTGGGTCGCCGGGCACCGCAGCGCCGCCTCCGCCTGCGCGACCCACTGCTGGTCGAGGTAGCCGGGAACACCCGGATACCACTTCACCCACGGGCCATCGGCGATCACCCAGTCCGGGAACAGGTTTTTGTCATGCCCGATGCGGGCGTGCTTCAGCCGCTCGGTGTGCGCGGCCAACGGATTGGCCAGACCGATCTGGTCGATCACCCGGACATCGAGGCCGACGTTCATGCCCAGCATGCCCAGGTTGGTGAAAAACACCGTGTGTTGCGGCTTTTGAGTGGCCGGAATGCCCGGGGCGGTTCCCGGCGGGATCATCGGCACCAGATCCCATTGCGTGTAGTTGCCCGACGGCAGCAGCAAGGCCCCGTCCGGGGTGTTGTCGAGCGCGACCAGCACCGCGGCCATCCTCGGGTAATCCAGGTAGTCGGCCGCGGTCAGCGGATGTGCGCGCCCGGTGGCCTGGGCGTAGAAGCGGCGCTCGTCGACGATCCCCGAGTAGGTGACATGGGTGGCGTCGTCACCCATGCCCGGTGAGTTTGCCGCCCAGAGCGACCAGCCGGCTACCCCCAGCCAGAGCAGGCCGACGACCCCGGCCAGCCAGTAGCCGGTCTCGCGGGAGAAGTCCTTTCCGTCGGGCATCAACACCGGGATCACCGCCACCGGTGCCAGCACACAAAACAACGGCACCAGCAGCACCCTGCCGTGCATGAAGTCGCCGCCTTGCCGAATCCAGTACAGCGCCTGCAGCAGACCGCTAGCCAACATGAACACCACCACGGCCGGAGGACTCTGCACGGCCCGGGCCATCCGGCCGTAGTCCGGCGCCAGCGCGGGGCGCATGAACGACGGCCGACGCCGCGCCACCGTCAACAGAATTCCCAGCGGCACCAACAGGACCACCGGCACCCACAGCGCATAGGGCCGGTTGAAGTTGGCGAGATAGATCATCCCCTGCGACCACTTGTCACCGGCGGCGTCCTTGGCCAGGGCGGTACCCGGCACCAGCAGCCCGTAGTAGCCCATCCGGAAAATCTGGTAGGCGACCGGCAGCAACCCGCCGGCGAGCACGATCAGCAGGCGACGGCGCCAGTCGCGGGCCGCGATCACCATCATGATCAGCGCTGCCCCGCCGATCAGCGCCAACTCGGGCCGGACCAGCACGCTGCATCCGGCGACGAAGGCCAGCCCACCGATGAAGACGCGGCCATCCGGGCGCACCCGCAGCGGCTGCGACCAGCACACCATCATCCACCAGAGCAACCCCAGATAGGCCAGCACCAAGCCGTTCTCCAAGCCCGAGGTGGCGAAGTCGCGCGCCGGTGGCACCGCGATGTAGACCAGCGCCCCGGCCGGCAACACGATCGCCCGGCGGCCCCGCAAACTGGGCGCATACAACCGGGCGGTTCCCAACATGAGCAGCACGACACCCAGCACCGAAAGCGTCCACGCCACAGCCAGCGCCACGTACTCCAGGCGCATCGGCCCGCCCACCCAGCTGGCCGCATACAGCAGATAGGTCCACACCGTGGAGGTGTTGGCCTCGACCCGTTCGCCGACGTTGAACACCGGGCCGTTGCCGGCCAGTAGATTACGCACCGTGCGCAGCACAATCAGCCCGTCGTCGGCGATCCAGCGTCGCTGCCAGGCCCCCCAGCCGAACAGCGCGGCCACCACCGCCACGCTGATCCACAGGCTGACCCGAACCACGGGTTCACAGGGAAACACCGGCCGGCCAACCGGCTTGATCACCGGCCGGCGGGTCAACGCACCGGCCTGGAGGGCTTTGAGCTTGGCGCTAGCCGAAGGCAACAGCAGCACCAACTGTTCCGATCCATGTCAGCGCCAACAGCTGCAACACCCGGTCGCGCAGCGCGATGTCCTCGGGCTCCCCGGCCAGCCCGCCGTCAACGTCGACGGCGTAACGCAGGATCGCGATGGTGAACGGGATCATCGACACCACGAACCAGGACCCGCGGTAGCCGTCACGCTC comes from the Mycobacterium shinjukuense genome and includes:
- the aftB gene encoding terminal beta-(1->2)-arabinofuranosyltransferase: MPSASAKLKALQAGALTRRPVIKPVGRPVFPCEPVVRVSLWISVAVVAALFGWGAWQRRWIADDGLIVLRTVRNLLAGNGPVFNVGERVEANTSTVWTYLLYAASWVGGPMRLEYVALAVAWTLSVLGVVLLMLGTARLYAPSLRGRRAIVLPAGALVYIAVPPARDFATSGLENGLVLAYLGLLWWMMVCWSQPLRVRPDGRVFIGGLAFVAGCSVLVRPELALIGGAALIMMVIAARDWRRRLLIVLAGGLLPVAYQIFRMGYYGLLVPGTALAKDAAGDKWSQGMIYLANFNRPYALWVPVVLLVPLGILLTVARRRPSFMRPALAPDYGRMARAVQSPPAVVVFMLASGLLQALYWIRQGGDFMHGRVLLVPLFCVLAPVAVIPVLMPDGKDFSRETGYWLAGVVGLLWLGVAGWSLWAANSPGMGDDATHVTYSGIVDERRFYAQATGRAHPLTAADYLDYPRMAAVLVALDNTPDGALLLPSGNYTQWDLVPMIPPGTAPGIPATQKPQHTVFFTNLGMLGMNVGLDVRVIDQIGLANPLAAHTERLKHARIGHDKNLFPDWVIADGPWVKWYPGVPGYLDQQWVAQAEAALRCPATQAVLNSVRAPLTLHRFVSNLLHSYQFTRYRIDRVPLYELIRCGLEVPQLPPAPPRE